A window of Octopus sinensis linkage group LG29, ASM634580v1, whole genome shotgun sequence contains these coding sequences:
- the LOC115226224 gene encoding ubiquitin-conjugating enzyme E2 G1 — protein MAQDQSTLLLKRQLNDLMKNPVEGFSAGLIDDDIYRWEVVIIGPPDTLFEEGLFKAHLVFPKEYPLRPPKMTFKSEIWHPNIDKEGNVCISILHEPGEDKFGYEKASERWLPVHTVETILVSVISMLADPNDESPANVEAAKMWREQPDEFKRTVSKCVRKSQEDFND, from the exons aTTTGATGAAGAACCCCGTGGAAGGGTTTTCTGCTGGTTTAATAGACGATGACATTTATCGGTGGGAAGTTGTTATTATCGGACCCCCAGACACCTTATT TGAAGAGGGCCTGTTTAAAGCACATTTGGTTTTTCCTAAAGAATACCCTTTGAGGCCTCCAAAGATGACATTTAAATCAGAAATATGGCATCCAAACA TTGACAAAGAAGGTAATGTCTGCATCTCAATCTTACACGAACCTGGAGAGGACAAATTTGGTTACGAGAAGGCTTCCGAACGCTGGTTACCTGTACACACTGTAGAGACCATCTTAGTCAGTGTTATATCGATGTTAGCGGACCCCAACGATGAATCCCCAGCTAATGTAGAAGCAGCG AAAATGTGGCGAGAGCAACCAGACGAATTCAAGAGAACTGTCAGCAAGTGTGTAAGGAAGAGTCAAGAGGATTTTAATGACTAA